A window of the Streptomyces sp. HUAS 15-9 genome harbors these coding sequences:
- a CDS encoding MBL fold metallo-hydrolase, producing the protein MQMTSLGHSCIRLQHEGCTVVIDPGCFSDPDALEGADAVLVTHEHVDHFVPDRLREASGDIDIWTNPAVARHLTDLGGRVHTVRHGDVFDVGPLEFHVYGEMHATIHRDFAEFDNVGFLVDGVFHPGDALTVPEEEVRTLLAPAGAPWVKLAEVVDYVREVGPGEVFLVHDAVLSPPALTVHTQVLSSLVGGPHGSAVRTWSEGDGVGLSGAGGALSQAVPRT; encoded by the coding sequence ATGCAGATGACTTCACTGGGGCATTCCTGCATACGGCTGCAGCACGAGGGCTGCACCGTCGTTATCGACCCCGGCTGCTTCAGCGATCCGGACGCACTGGAGGGAGCCGACGCGGTGCTTGTCACGCATGAGCACGTAGACCACTTCGTCCCCGACCGACTGCGGGAGGCCAGCGGCGACATCGACATTTGGACCAACCCGGCGGTCGCCCGCCACCTCACCGACCTCGGCGGTCGCGTCCATACCGTCCGGCACGGCGACGTTTTCGACGTCGGTCCTCTGGAATTCCACGTGTACGGGGAAATGCACGCCACCATCCACCGCGACTTCGCCGAGTTCGACAACGTCGGCTTCCTAGTCGACGGGGTTTTCCACCCGGGCGACGCGCTCACTGTCCCGGAGGAGGAGGTGCGCACGCTCCTCGCGCCGGCCGGTGCGCCGTGGGTGAAGCTGGCCGAGGTCGTCGACTACGTCAGGGAAGTCGGACCCGGCGAGGTCTTCCTCGTTCATGACGCGGTGCTGAGCCCCCCGGCGCTGACCGTCCACACTCAGGTGCTGAGCAGCTTGGTCGGCGGACCGCACGGCTCGGCCGTCCGCACATGGTCCGAAGGGGACGGAGTCGGCCTGTCCGGAGCCGGCGGCGCCTTGAGCCAGGCGGTTCCTCGGACCTGA
- a CDS encoding trypsin-like serine peptidase: MQKPELLRRPIRLGAVAVLSAVVLLGNAAAAQADTATPAPGTPTPAVSGPLQSAAPEPKPPTGPIPADSTGPAPADSTGPSAEPSASDTAVPAADDDWTAEAAIRFWTPERMDSATDPAGRSAPPKGLTAAAQRSSAAGITAQHFKGIKSVGTIFSQDKGLKGHRCTASVVRSAGHNLILTAGHCVGAKSMFVPMYDHTKTAAAQPHGVWAVDKWFRDKRATWDKAKTSDLDYAFASLKPNGGKNVQDVVGANTLARTPGYANKVTVIGYPKLEHNPPDQAVRCPDIYTTALSGYNQMQIYCAGMWGGVSGGPFFSELDASGDTGTIIGNVGGFLQGGPDVPGSDPRYNEITYSPLHGDRFFRLYADAQQGRNPDYGPYDQPPLPYTMGSGETWKHASLMASGDFSGKGHSDMVVVWSDGEVTLYNSDGNGHFTSERQLLPKNSTWKNAKTITAGDFTGSNRFDLMVRWSDGEVTLYGDVDTKGLDWAGTQMIKPNDLWKDATQIAAGRFNASQYVTDLIVRWVDGEVTLYTNVSAGTFGQEHKLKDKNDTWRDATLLTSGEFSGNQKWDLMVRWTDGELDNYVGTTTSGLGTERRILDPNGLWKHDTVMTTGDFTGNHRTDDLVIRWSDGETTMYRDTGAAHLGSEETLVHAG, encoded by the coding sequence ATGCAGAAACCTGAATTGCTCCGCAGACCCATACGTCTCGGGGCTGTCGCGGTGCTGAGCGCCGTGGTGCTGCTGGGCAACGCCGCCGCGGCCCAGGCCGATACCGCGACCCCTGCACCCGGCACCCCCACGCCGGCCGTGTCGGGGCCCTTGCAGAGCGCTGCCCCCGAGCCGAAGCCGCCGACCGGCCCGATTCCCGCAGACTCGACCGGCCCGGCGCCCGCGGACTCGACGGGCCCGTCTGCCGAGCCCTCGGCTTCGGACACAGCGGTGCCGGCCGCCGATGACGACTGGACGGCCGAGGCCGCCATCCGCTTCTGGACGCCCGAGCGCATGGACTCGGCCACCGACCCCGCGGGTCGTAGTGCCCCGCCGAAGGGGCTGACGGCAGCCGCCCAGCGGTCCTCTGCCGCCGGCATCACCGCCCAGCACTTCAAGGGCATCAAGTCCGTTGGCACGATCTTCAGCCAGGACAAGGGCCTCAAGGGGCACCGTTGCACGGCCAGCGTGGTGCGCAGCGCAGGCCACAACCTGATCCTCACCGCGGGTCACTGTGTCGGTGCGAAGTCCATGTTCGTGCCCATGTACGACCACACCAAGACCGCGGCCGCGCAGCCGCACGGCGTCTGGGCGGTCGACAAGTGGTTCCGCGACAAGAGGGCCACCTGGGACAAAGCCAAGACCTCCGACCTGGACTACGCCTTCGCGAGCCTGAAACCGAATGGCGGTAAGAACGTCCAGGACGTCGTGGGCGCCAACACGCTGGCCCGTACGCCGGGTTACGCCAACAAGGTGACCGTCATCGGCTACCCCAAGCTCGAGCACAACCCGCCGGACCAGGCGGTCCGCTGCCCCGACATCTACACGACCGCACTGTCGGGCTACAACCAGATGCAGATCTACTGCGCCGGGATGTGGGGCGGCGTCTCCGGCGGGCCGTTCTTCTCCGAACTCGACGCCTCCGGCGACACCGGCACCATCATCGGCAACGTGGGCGGGTTTCTCCAGGGCGGCCCCGATGTGCCGGGGTCGGACCCGCGGTACAACGAGATCACCTACAGCCCGCTGCACGGTGACCGCTTCTTCCGCCTCTACGCCGACGCCCAGCAGGGCCGCAACCCCGACTACGGTCCGTACGACCAGCCGCCGCTGCCCTACACGATGGGCTCCGGCGAGACCTGGAAGCACGCCAGCCTGATGGCCTCCGGCGACTTCAGCGGCAAGGGCCACAGCGACATGGTCGTGGTGTGGTCCGACGGTGAGGTCACGCTCTACAACAGCGACGGAAACGGCCACTTCACCAGCGAGCGGCAGTTGCTGCCCAAGAACTCCACCTGGAAGAACGCCAAGACCATCACTGCGGGCGACTTCACCGGGTCGAACCGTTTCGACCTGATGGTCCGCTGGTCCGACGGCGAGGTCACCCTCTACGGCGACGTCGACACGAAGGGCCTCGACTGGGCGGGCACCCAGATGATCAAGCCCAACGACCTGTGGAAGGACGCGACCCAGATCGCGGCGGGCCGCTTCAACGCCTCCCAGTACGTCACCGACCTGATCGTCCGCTGGGTCGACGGCGAGGTGACCCTCTACACCAACGTCAGCGCGGGCACCTTCGGCCAGGAGCACAAACTCAAGGACAAGAACGACACCTGGAGGGACGCCACCCTTCTCACCAGCGGTGAGTTCTCCGGCAACCAGAAGTGGGACCTCATGGTGCGCTGGACCGACGGCGAACTCGACAACTACGTCGGCACGACCACATCGGGCCTCGGCACCGAGCGGCGCATCCTGGACCCCAACGGGCTCTGGAAGCACGACACCGTGATGACGACCGGTGACTTCACGGGGAACCACCGGACCGACGACCTCGTCATCCGCTGGTCCGACGGCGAGACCACCATGTACAGGGACACGGGTGCCGCCCACCTCGGCAGCGAGGAGACCCTGGTTCACGCCGGCTGA
- a CDS encoding DUF4232 domain-containing protein, which translates to MSRRAGAVCTVGLVMLLGAAACGQSGSGSESRIAACATPQLSWKMTLLPGKPHDTPTAMLSAAHKGSKPCAFDGYPELSVYVGKGPSADSKPKQSTPVHLVLKPGHSIAIPVFYDAVGSPSGSCEVMAEYNPRVEVRPPHPTAHDYGSRVQLTDEKGHHRRAQVCDLDMLLGAPQLH; encoded by the coding sequence ATGTCACGGCGGGCAGGGGCGGTCTGCACGGTCGGCCTGGTGATGCTGTTGGGTGCCGCTGCCTGCGGCCAGAGCGGCAGCGGCTCGGAAAGCCGGATCGCCGCATGCGCAACGCCCCAGCTGAGCTGGAAGATGACCCTGCTGCCGGGCAAGCCGCACGACACGCCGACGGCGATGCTCAGCGCCGCGCACAAGGGGTCGAAGCCGTGCGCCTTCGACGGCTACCCGGAGCTCAGTGTGTACGTCGGCAAGGGGCCGTCGGCCGACTCCAAGCCGAAGCAGTCCACGCCGGTCCATCTGGTGCTGAAGCCGGGTCACAGCATCGCGATCCCGGTCTTCTACGACGCGGTCGGTTCGCCGTCCGGGTCCTGTGAGGTCATGGCCGAGTACAACCCGCGCGTCGAGGTGCGGCCCCCGCATCCCACGGCGCACGACTACGGCTCTCGTGTGCAGTTGACCGATGAGAAGGGGCACCACCGGCGGGCACAGGTGTGTGACCTCGACATGCTGCTGGGAGCACCTCAACTGCACTGA
- a CDS encoding MarR family winged helix-turn-helix transcriptional regulator translates to MNEQEIASDLRAVLGNLVRHARTTDAMPQAQAAVLGFLDREGPMTTSELAARQQVRHQSAARVVGQLVELGLARQKPHPDDRRKVLVMLTDPGLRALQARRGRRADWLAEAIRAELSPAEQQQLAESVALLKRLARHGDRS, encoded by the coding sequence GTGAACGAGCAGGAGATCGCGAGCGACCTGCGAGCCGTCCTCGGAAACCTTGTGCGGCACGCACGGACCACCGATGCCATGCCGCAGGCGCAGGCCGCAGTGCTGGGCTTCCTTGACCGCGAAGGACCGATGACCACCAGCGAGCTCGCGGCCCGGCAGCAGGTCCGCCACCAGTCGGCGGCGCGGGTCGTCGGCCAGCTCGTGGAACTAGGCCTCGCCCGCCAGAAGCCCCATCCGGACGACAGGCGCAAGGTCCTCGTCATGCTGACCGATCCGGGCCTGCGGGCACTCCAGGCACGTCGCGGCCGCCGAGCCGACTGGCTCGCCGAGGCCATTAGGGCAGAGCTGTCCCCCGCCGAACAGCAACAGCTCGCGGAGTCCGTCGCCCTCCTCAAGCGGCTGGCCCGGCACGGCGATCGCAGCTGA
- a CDS encoding NIPSNAP family protein codes for MITVHVKYEIDPDRIEAFEEYGRRWVALVGRFEGTHHGYFLPSEGDTDIAYALFSFPSLAVYEQYRTDSARDRECRETIELARRTRCIHRYERRFLRPLDKTPNA; via the coding sequence ATGATCACCGTTCATGTGAAGTACGAGATCGATCCCGACCGCATCGAGGCCTTCGAGGAGTACGGCCGCCGGTGGGTCGCCCTCGTCGGCCGGTTCGAGGGTACGCACCACGGCTATTTTCTGCCCAGCGAGGGAGACACCGACATCGCGTACGCACTGTTCTCCTTCCCCAGCCTTGCCGTGTACGAGCAGTACCGCACAGACAGCGCGCGTGACCGTGAGTGCCGGGAGACGATTGAGCTGGCTCGTCGGACCCGGTGCATCCACCGGTACGAACGTCGCTTCCTGCGGCCTCTCGACAAGACGCCCAATGCCTAG